Below is a window of Brachyspira hampsonii DNA.
ATAATGATTCATATCAGGTATTAGCAGTAACAGCATGTCCTACAGGGATAGCACATACTTATATGGCTGCTGATGCTTTGCTTAAAAAAGGTAAAGAACTTGGAATTACTATAAAAGTAGAAACTAATGGATCAAGCGGTGTAAAAAATGAGCTTACAAAAGATGAAATAAAAAATGCCAAAGGTATAATAGTAGCAGCTGATAAAAATGTTGCTATGGATAGATTTGCAGGAAAGAATGTTGATATAGTAGGCGTTAAAGAGGCTATAAAAAATCCTGAGCAGTTAATAAAAAATGCATTAAATCAAACAGCACCTATATATCAAATTAATTCTGAAGGAGGATCTTCAAACAAATTTGCTAAAAAGCCTAAAACAGGAGTATACAAGCATTTAATGTCAGGCGTATCAAATATGCTTCCTTTTGTTGTAGGCGGAGGTATACTTATAGCATTTTCATTTATGTTTGGTATAAATGCCAGCAATCCTAATGATCCTTCATATAATGCATTTGCGAAACTTTTAAATGATATAGGAGGAGGAAATGCATTCTTCTTAATGGTGCCTGTAATGGCAGCATTTATTGGTATGAGTATTGCTGACAGACCGGGATTTGCTCCTGCTATGGTTGGAGGACTTATATCATTAAACAGCGGCGGCGGATTTTTAGGCGGACTTATAGGCGGTTTTTTGGGCGGCTATATTACACTTCTACTAAAAAAAGTATTTTCTAAATTGCCTGAAAGTTTGGACGGAATTAAACCTGTTTTACTATATCCATTATTTGGAATATTTTTTACAGGTGCTATAATGTATTTATTCATAGTTGATCCAATAGCTGCAATAAACTCAGGACTTTCTAATTTCTTAAAGAATATGGGTACAGGAAACTTAATATTATTAGGTGCTGTGCTTGGTGCTATGATGTCCACTGACATGGGAGGACCTATAAATAAAGCGGCCTTTACATTTGGAATAGCAATGATAGCTTCAGGTGATTATGCTCCTCATGCTGCTGTTATGGCTGGTGGTATGGTTCCTCCTTTGGGTATAGCATTAGCTACAACAATATTTAGAAACAAATTCACTGCTGATGAAAAAGATGCAGGAAAAACATGCTATGTTATGGGGCTTTCATTCATCACCGAAGGAGCTATACCATTTGCCGCATCAGATCCTATAAGAGTAATACCTTCTTGTATGATTGGTGCTGCTATTGCCGGAGCTTTGACTATGGCTTTTCGTATAGAACTTAGAGCTCCTCATGGAGGAATATTTGTTCTTCCTATAGTGAATAATCCTGTAATGTATTTACTTGCTATAGTGATAGGTTCTGTAATAACTGCAGCAATACTAGGATTTATTAAGAAACCGGCAGAAAATTAACATATATCTTCTAAAAAAGGCTGTATCCTTATCCAATAAAGATACAGCCAATAAAATTTCAAACTATTCTAAATAACAATGATGGAATTTATGAAATCCTAGAGGATCATAATAAACACCTTTAAGTTTAGGAGATACAAGCAAAGGTTCTGTATAATAATATATAGGTATTATAGCCTCTTCTTTCATAAGCATTTCTTCTGCTTTATGCATAGTCTCCATTCTGAATTTCTGATCTCCTGAAAGCATAACCTGACTTATTATATCATCATAAGCCTTATTACTATAAACACTGTAATTATTAGGCGAATAACTTAAGCATAAACTCATAAAGTTTACAGGATCATCAAAATCACCATTCCATGCTCCTCTAGCCATAGTTATGTTTCTGTCATATCTTGTCTGTAAAAATACTGCCCATTCTTCCTGAGTTAAAGTTACATCAATACCAAGATTTTCTTTCCACATCTGCTGAACAGCTTCAAATATTTTTACATGTATTCCCGGATCTGTTTTAAACTCCATAACAGGAAAACCTGCCCCATTAGGATATCCTGCTTCAGCCATTAATTTTTTAGCTTCCTCAACATTTTTAGCATATCCTTCTTTAGTCACATCAATATATTCTCCGCCGTTTTCTCTGAAATCTCCTTCATAATCAGATATTCCAAAAGGCACTAAAGCACCGGCAGGCTTCTCCCCTCCTCTTGTAATTTGTTCTACTATATAATTTCTGTCAATGGCAAGAGATAATGCCCTTCTTACTCTTACATCTTTTAATATATTATTAGTTAAATTTAAACAATAATAATATGATGATATTCTAGGCTCTATTACTATAAGTCCTTCATTTTGAAGTGTCTGTATATCCTGTCTAGGGAAAGATCTTGCAAAATGCAAAGAACCTGCTTTAACGCCGGCAACAGAAGCGGTTTCATTTTCCATAAGAACAAATGTTATTTTATCAGGAACTATATCTTTTATATTCCAATAATTAGTATTTTTTACCATTACAAGGCTCTCATCTCTGTTTCTTTCTACAAGTTTGAAAGCACCATTTCCTATATAAGTATTAGCATTTAAAGTCCATTCATCTCCGTACTGTTCTATAATATCTTTTCTAAGCGGATAAAATGTAGGAAAAGTTAAAAGCTCTAAGAAATAAGCTGTAGGAGCTTCTAACTGCACCTCTAAAGTATAATCATCTATTGCTTTTATACCCAAACTTTCTTTAGGCATCTCGCCAGCTGTTATAGCTTTGGCATTTTTTACAGGTTCATGCTGATATCCGTACTGACTTCCTGTAGCAGGATCAACAACCCTTTGCCAAGAATAAACAAAATCATCAGCAACAACTGATTTACCGTCTGTCCATTTAGAATTGGTTCTAAGTTTGAATGTATAAGTAAGTCCGTCATCGCTTATTTCCCAGCTCTCTGCTACTCCAGGAACTAATTTACCATTCATATCTTTTTCTATTAATCCCTCAAATGTATGCATCAAATAAAATACTGCATCTGAAGTTACATTAATACTAGGATCTATAGTATTAGGCTCAGGTCCTGTGTTAATAAATATAGATATGCCGTCTTCTGATTTATTATCATTAGAACAGGATATAATAAATGATATAAAAATCATCATAAATAAAATAAATACTTTTTTCATTGATATTGACTCCAAACATTTTATTTAAATTAAAATTAATCTTCCAAATATGCTCTCATAAAACTATGCTGCCCCATAGAATCATACAAAACGCCTTTTAATTTCGGCGACACCAATATTGGTTCATTAGAAAAATATATAGGTATTATTGCCATATCATTAATTAATAATTCTTCAGCTTTATGCATAGTCATCATCCTATGAGATGAATCCGTAATTAATGCAGCTGTTTTTATCAAATCATCATACCTTTTATTTGTGTAAAGACTATTATTGTTAGGCGATGTACTTAAAAATACGGAAAGAAAATTTATAGGATCATTAAAATCTCCATTCCAAGATCCGCTTGCTATTTCAAAATTTTTATCAAATCTTTGAGTAAATAAATCAGATAACTCTAATTCTTCTATATTTACATCAATACCTAAATTTTCACTCCACATTTTTTGTATAGCTTCAAATATATCTCTATTTATTCCGTAAGTAGTTTTTAAAGTCATAACAGGAAAATCATTACCATTAGGATATCCAGCAAGGATCATAAGTCTTTTTGCTTCTTTAATATTATCATCATAACTTCCCTTGCTTATATCTATATAATCGCCACCATTTTCTCTAAAATCCCCAAAAAATCCCGGTATACCATAAGGTACAAAAGCAGCTGCTGGTTTTTCTCCATTTCTAGTGATATTTTCAACTATATAATTTCTATCAATTGCAAGAGATAATGCTTTTCTCACATTTACATCAGATAATACTTTATTTGTAGTATTTAAAAAATAAAAATATGTTCCTATTCTAGGCACATTGTGTATATATCCGGATCTTTGCAATGAAACTATATGCTCTATTGGAAAGTTTCTTGAAAAATTAATCAAACCGTTTTTTACTGAGTTTAAAGAGTACATAGGATCATTTTTTAATATGAACTCTAATCTGCTTGGTATAACTTCTTTATTATTCCAATAGAATTCATTCTTTTCCATTACAATAATATTACCTATTTTTCTCTCTACAACTTTAAATGCCCCATTTCCTATAAAAGTTTCAGGTTTTTCTGTCCAATTATCTCCATGCAGTTTTATTATATCCTCCCTTAAAGGATAAAATGTAGGATATGATAAAACTTCAATAAAATAAGCTAAAGGCATATCTAATATTATCTCTAATGTATAATCATCTATAGCTTCAACACCCAAATATTTTGTTTCTATTTTGCCGTTAAGTATATCTTTAGAATTATTTATAAAACTATACTGATATGCAAATTTGCTTTCAGTATTAGGATCAAATAGTCTCCTAAAAGAATAAACAAAATCTTTTGCTAAAACAGGATTGCCGTCAGACCAATAAGCATCTTTTCTTAAATTAAATGTATATACAAGTCCGTCAGCACTTATATTCCAACTTTCAGCAGCAGCAGGTATTACTTTACCATCTTTATCCTTACTCACTAAACCTTCAAATATATGATTTAAATATATTAAAGTATCCGATGTTACATTTTTACTAGGATCCATAGTATATGGCTCCTGACCTATATTTATCAGCAATGAAAAATACTTTCCGGCGGGAGGACTATCCGTAATGCTTTCTTCTATTTTTGTACATGATATAATTAAAGAGATCAAAATAATTATAAAGATATAATATTTTTTTAACATTTTATTATCCAAATGTATTTTACTTCAATTAAGTATATATTCTATAACATTTAATGTCAAATAATATTATTTTATTAGTTTGAAATATTCTATTATATTCTTTAACTCTTCAGATTCATCTGTAATGGATTTATAGTTGTCAGAAATACCATTTACAAATTTATAATTATTATTCGATTTATCATCATTGGAAACTGATGATTTGGAGTTTTCAGATATTTTATATTGCTTATCTTTCAATACATCAATAATATTATTTAAATACTCTATAGTGTTATTATTATTATCCGCATTCATATCTGTAACTATATCATCTGATTTTATATTATATGATTTTATTTTAGATTTATTGTTATTAACAAAATTTATGACAGGTATTACTTTCCTATTTATGATATTAGGTACTATAATAATTATTAAAATAATCATTACAGAAATCATAATTCCTATCATTATCAGCATTTTATTATTATTTTTTAATACCATAGCTGATGGTACTGCCACCTCTATACCCCAATACACATTGTCAAATAAATTTATAGGTTTTAAAATATAAAAATATCTATTTAAATTTTTAAAATTGTATTTTTCTATCATTAAACTTTTATTAGAATTTATCATATCTATTACATTATAATTATTATATGGATGATATAAATTAGTAAAATTTTCACCTATAATTTCAATGTCCGTATTACAATAAACAATATTCCCATTTTCATTGAATAAAGTAATAGATATATCATTTCCTTTATAAAAATTCATACTATCTGAACTCATATCCAAACCAATTATTCCTATAATTTGACCGTCATTAGAACATATAGGCATCAGACAAGTTTGCACCTGCTTATACTTGTTTTGCATCTGAATAGTATATATTGGTGTTATATACATTTCATTCTTTTCTATTGTATTTTCTATAAAGGATGATTTTAATTCTAAATTTTGAACATCAAGTCTTGATATATTACCATCTTTATCTTTAGCCATATATATTGCGAATTGTCCGTTAATATTTTTATACAAACTATCATTTTTATATATATTGTCATTATCAATTGCATTTGGAAGAAAAAGCAAAAAAACCGCCTCAGCATTTTCACTTATCTTTTTAGAGAATTTATCCATTAAATTTTCATATATTTTTCTATTTCTTATATTACTGCTGTATAATTCTTCTGCAATAAATTTTATACCATTCATAAAATCTAATTCATTATTGATTACATATCTCATATTTAATAATTGAACTTCAGATATTTGATCTATTGTTTCTAATGACATATCCTTAGAAATATTATATGTATAAATAATAGTTATAATACTGCATATCATTATTATCACTATTATAGGTATGATAATAAATAGACTTATTTTTATATTCAAATTATTTTTGCTGTTCATAATTTTTACACTTTTATTCTCTTAATCTAAAATATTTTATTATTTTTTGTAAATCATTTGATTCTTTTAAAAGAGATTTTGAATTTTCATTTACATTATTTACAAGCTTAGAATTATGATTTTCTTTTATTTCATCGTTATTGATGCAGTCATTAATTTTATATGCTAACTCAGATATATTATTCGAGTTTTCCGAAATTTTATTAGTTTTTATTTTTACAGTTCTAACCAAGTTATTTAAGTATATTAGTGTTTTATCAATTTCTCTGCTCATATTCCCCATTTCATCATTCATATTTAAATATTTGTCAGGAATTTTCCAAGATATATCACCTTCCCTTATTTTCATAATATTATCATTTAAATTATTCATTACTGACAATATTTTTTTATTAATAACGAATGGTACAATAATAAACATTAAAATAATGATCACCACCGTAATAATAATCCATATCATTATTATAATTCTATAATGATTAAAAAAATCTGCCTTACTATCAACGGCTAATTCTATTCCCCAATATAAATCATCAAAAATATGAATAGGAGTAAAAATATTGAAATATTTACTTGAAGTTTTTTCATTATATGATTCTTTCCAAATAGCAGTATTAGAATATATTGTATTTTCTAAATCACTGCTTCCATATACATCCGATAAATTAGTGATATTTTCTCCTATACTGTATATATCTGTGGTACAGTACATGATATTACCTTTTTCATTAAATAGAGATATTGTAAATCCGTTCGTATCTTCATAAAACATTATATTGTCTAAAGATAAATTCAAAGAAGATACCCCAATTAATTCATTATCTTTGGAAAATATTGGTATTGAATATGTATACATAGGTTTGTATTTACCTTGTATAGGATAATAATTCAAAGTTGTAATATAAGGTTTTCTGCTTGTTATAGTAGTATTCAAATAAGTATATTCTAAATCAGACTCTCTTAGGTTAATTCTAGATATATTATTTTCAGCATCTTTAACTAAAGTAACTACAAATCTGCCTTTAATATCTTGATAGAGAGGATTATTAATATACATACTGTCATTATCAATTATATTGGTAAAAAACATTAAAGATACAGATACAGCATTAGTACTCATTTCATGAGCAAATCTATTCATTAAATCTTCATATACTTCTCTTTTTCTAACATTATAGTTATATAAATTTTCTACAGAATATTTTATATTATCAAGATAATTTAATTCAACATTGATTATATTTTCTATTTCATATATTTCTTTTTCAGACATTTGAGATATTATAAATAAAGTCATTTCCTCTGTAATTTTATATGTATATATTGTATTTATAATACCAAACATTAATACTATTGTTACAATAGGTATTAAAATAAATAAACTTATTTTGAAATTTAAACTTACTTTATTCTTCATAATATATTCTTTTATACTCTTTTATATTCTTTTATTGCTGTAATTTAAAATATCCTATAACTTCTATAAGTTCATTAGCCTCATTAAGTAAAGCCTCAGATGCAGCCGTAGCCTCTTCTACCAAAGCAGCATTTTTTTGTACAGAAGAATCCATATTTGTAATAGCAGAATCAACCTGTTCTATTCCTTTCTGCTGCTCCTGAGAAGCCACATTAATTTTATCCATAATATTAGAAGCACTATCCATTTTGACAGATATATCTTCAAACATTTCTTTAGACTCTCTTACACTTTCAGAAGCTAAATTAGTTTTTTCATTACTGTCAGATATTAAAGCAGTAATACTCTTTACGGATTCCTGAGTATTTTGTGCCAAATTCCTTACCTCGCTGGCTACAACCGCAAATCCTCGTCCCTGTTCACCAGCCCTAGCAGCCTCTACAGAAGCATTAAGTGCAAGTATATTAGTTTGAAAGGCTATTCCTTCTATAAGTTTAGTAATATCCATTATTTTGGCACTAGCTTCATATACATCATTCATTTTATTCACACTGTCTGCTACTATAGCTCCGGCCTTATTCAAAGATTCCTTAGCATCTGAAACCATAGAAGTACTTTGTGCAACACTTTCTGCAGATTCTTTTATAGTACTAGCCATTTCATTCATAGATGCTGCCGTTTCTTCTAAGCTCGAAGCCTGAGACTCTGTTCTTTGAGCTAAATCATTATTGCCTTCCAAAACTTGATTTGCTTCGGCAGAAACTCTTTCAGCAGCATTTTTTACCGTCTTAACAACTTTATTTAAATTATTAAGTATATTATCCAAACTGTTTGCTATATCGCCCCACTCATCATTCATATTAAGAAATTTTTTTGATATTCTAAATGATATATCCCCATTAGAAATTTTATGCATATCTTTAGATAAAAATACTATTACATTGACAACTTTATTTCTAATTATAAGAGGAATCATTATTGATGCTATTATGATAATAATTAGAGATATAATTATCATAACATTTCGTATAACATTACTGTCTTTAAAAATATCTTTGCTTGAGGCCATTATTTCAAGTATCCAATACTGTCCTTCTGATACTTCCAAAGGCACAAAATAATATGTAGCTTTTCCTTTATAATAATCCGTATAATTTTCAAAAGAAACTGTTTCACCTCTAGATAATTTCTCAAATACATTATAGTTTTTATAACGGGAATATAAATCATACATGTTTTTACCTAAATTAGCTGTTTCTCCTGCATCATACAATATTTTACCATAATGATCATACAACAATCCTTCTGAATTTTCAAAAGGTCTTATATCTTCCATAGTAGGATTTAATGTTTCTATTTTTATGTCGGCACTTATAACACCTATAGGTTTATTTCTATACATTATAGGTATAGACCAAGTATACATTTTTACTACATCATTGTTTCCAAGATCAAAATCATATATTCCTGATAAATAGTCTTTAGCTTTTGATATAGGTTCTTTATAATAATCAGCACTTATATCGCCGGCAGATAATGCTCTTTCCTGTATATTATTTCCTGATGTTCTTGATATATAATAAGTCTGCTGACCCTTTGTTAAAGGATAAACATTACTATATGCTGCATCATTACCTACTATATTTGGTTCAAAAGCTAACATAACGCCTACTACAGTTTCAGGAAGAATTCCAAAAAAGTTCCCAACCACATTTTCATAAGCATTTCTATCTGTAATACCTGAATTGTACATATTTTCTAATGTGTATTTAAGACCGGTTATTTGATAAAGATCTTCTTTAACCACAGCAGTTAATTTATTGCCCTCTCCTTTTGCCACTTCTTCCAATATCTTATATGATAATTTACTGCTTGCATTCTGTACATAAATAATGTTTACTACATTTGATATTGCTATCATTATCAATAATGGTATTAATATAATTAAACTAATTTTTACCTGAAGACTTACTCTTTTAAACATAAATGAAACCTTTATATAAGATTAATTTTTTTATAATAATTATACTAAAATAAAAACTATATATTGATAAGGATTTTTAAATATTTAACCATATAATTCACTAATAATGGCTTTACTATATTTTAAATTAATTTTGACTTTCTAACAAAAAAACCCTAATATTTCCTGATATATTATACATAATTTACATATATATTTCAATCGTAAAAAATAATTTTAATAAAATTTTTATTTAAACAAAGAATTATGTAAGTCAATATACTTGTTTCAA
It encodes the following:
- a CDS encoding PTS fructose transporter subunit IIABC — encoded protein: MLKDVITLDCIDVDLKGTTKSEIIDEMVDILYNNGRLNDREEYKQEILKREAQSSTGMEEGIAIPHGKTKAVKIPTVAIGISKKGVDYESLDGEPSHLFFMIAAPENSNDSHIELLSKITTLLLEDDIREALLNAKTKEEVLDILMKNAEKDNENSSLNQESSNNNDSYQVLAVTACPTGIAHTYMAADALLKKGKELGITIKVETNGSSGVKNELTKDEIKNAKGIIVAADKNVAMDRFAGKNVDIVGVKEAIKNPEQLIKNALNQTAPIYQINSEGGSSNKFAKKPKTGVYKHLMSGVSNMLPFVVGGGILIAFSFMFGINASNPNDPSYNAFAKLLNDIGGGNAFFLMVPVMAAFIGMSIADRPGFAPAMVGGLISLNSGGGFLGGLIGGFLGGYITLLLKKVFSKLPESLDGIKPVLLYPLFGIFFTGAIMYLFIVDPIAAINSGLSNFLKNMGTGNLILLGAVLGAMMSTDMGGPINKAAFTFGIAMIASGDYAPHAAVMAGGMVPPLGIALATTIFRNKFTADEKDAGKTCYVMGLSFITEGAIPFAASDPIRVIPSCMIGAAIAGALTMAFRIELRAPHGGIFVLPIVNNPVMYLLAIVIGSVITAAILGFIKKPAEN
- a CDS encoding methyl-accepting chemotaxis protein, with product MKNKVSLNFKISLFILIPIVTIVLMFGIINTIYTYKITEEMTLFIISQMSEKEIYEIENIINVELNYLDNIKYSVENLYNYNVRKREVYEDLMNRFAHEMSTNAVSVSLMFFTNIIDNDSMYINNPLYQDIKGRFVVTLVKDAENNISRINLRESDLEYTYLNTTITSRKPYITTLNYYPIQGKYKPMYTYSIPIFSKDNELIGVSSLNLSLDNIMFYEDTNGFTISLFNEKGNIMYCTTDIYSIGENITNLSDVYGSSDLENTIYSNTAIWKESYNEKTSSKYFNIFTPIHIFDDLYWGIELAVDSKADFFNHYRIIIMIWIIITVVIIILMFIIVPFVINKKILSVMNNLNDNIMKIREGDISWKIPDKYLNMNDEMGNMSREIDKTLIYLNNLVRTVKIKTNKISENSNNISELAYKINDCINNDEIKENHNSKLVNNVNENSKSLLKESNDLQKIIKYFRLRE
- a CDS encoding chemotaxis protein yields the protein MNSKNNLNIKISLFIIIPIIVIIMICSIITIIYTYNISKDMSLETIDQISEVQLLNMRYVINNELDFMNGIKFIAEELYSSNIRNRKIYENLMDKFSKKISENAEAVFLLFLPNAIDNDNIYKNDSLYKNINGQFAIYMAKDKDGNISRLDVQNLELKSSFIENTIEKNEMYITPIYTIQMQNKYKQVQTCLMPICSNDGQIIGIIGLDMSSDSMNFYKGNDISITLFNENGNIVYCNTDIEIIGENFTNLYHPYNNYNVIDMINSNKSLMIEKYNFKNLNRYFYILKPINLFDNVYWGIEVAVPSAMVLKNNNKMLIMIGIMISVMIILIIIIVPNIINRKVIPVINFVNNNKSKIKSYNIKSDDIVTDMNADNNNNTIEYLNNIIDVLKDKQYKISENSKSSVSNDDKSNNNYKFVNGISDNYKSITDESEELKNIIEYFKLIK
- a CDS encoding peptide ABC transporter substrate-binding protein, yielding MLKKYYIFIIILISLIISCTKIEESITDSPPAGKYFSLLINIGQEPYTMDPSKNVTSDTLIYLNHIFEGLVSKDKDGKVIPAAAESWNISADGLVYTFNLRKDAYWSDGNPVLAKDFVYSFRRLFDPNTESKFAYQYSFINNSKDILNGKIETKYLGVEAIDDYTLEIILDMPLAYFIEVLSYPTFYPLREDIIKLHGDNWTEKPETFIGNGAFKVVERKIGNIIVMEKNEFYWNNKEVIPSRLEFILKNDPMYSLNSVKNGLINFSRNFPIEHIVSLQRSGYIHNVPRIGTYFYFLNTTNKVLSDVNVRKALSLAIDRNYIVENITRNGEKPAAAFVPYGIPGFFGDFRENGGDYIDISKGSYDDNIKEAKRLMILAGYPNGNDFPVMTLKTTYGINRDIFEAIQKMWSENLGIDVNIEELELSDLFTQRFDKNFEIASGSWNGDFNDPINFLSVFLSTSPNNNSLYTNKRYDDLIKTAALITDSSHRMMTMHKAEELLINDMAIIPIYFSNEPILVSPKLKGVLYDSMGQHSFMRAYLED
- a CDS encoding peptide ABC transporter substrate-binding protein; translation: MKKVFILFMMIFISFIISCSNDNKSEDGISIFINTGPEPNTIDPSINVTSDAVFYLMHTFEGLIEKDMNGKLVPGVAESWEISDDGLTYTFKLRTNSKWTDGKSVVADDFVYSWQRVVDPATGSQYGYQHEPVKNAKAITAGEMPKESLGIKAIDDYTLEVQLEAPTAYFLELLTFPTFYPLRKDIIEQYGDEWTLNANTYIGNGAFKLVERNRDESLVMVKNTNYWNIKDIVPDKITFVLMENETASVAGVKAGSLHFARSFPRQDIQTLQNEGLIVIEPRISSYYYCLNLTNNILKDVRVRRALSLAIDRNYIVEQITRGGEKPAGALVPFGISDYEGDFRENGGEYIDVTKEGYAKNVEEAKKLMAEAGYPNGAGFPVMEFKTDPGIHVKIFEAVQQMWKENLGIDVTLTQEEWAVFLQTRYDRNITMARGAWNGDFDDPVNFMSLCLSYSPNNYSVYSNKAYDDIISQVMLSGDQKFRMETMHKAEEMLMKEEAIIPIYYYTEPLLVSPKLKGVYYDPLGFHKFHHCYLE
- a CDS encoding methyl-accepting chemotaxis protein is translated as MFKRVSLQVKISLIILIPLLIMIAISNVVNIIYVQNASSKLSYKILEEVAKGEGNKLTAVVKEDLYQITGLKYTLENMYNSGITDRNAYENVVGNFFGILPETVVGVMLAFEPNIVGNDAAYSNVYPLTKGQQTYYISRTSGNNIQERALSAGDISADYYKEPISKAKDYLSGIYDFDLGNNDVVKMYTWSIPIMYRNKPIGVISADIKIETLNPTMEDIRPFENSEGLLYDHYGKILYDAGETANLGKNMYDLYSRYKNYNVFEKLSRGETVSFENYTDYYKGKATYYFVPLEVSEGQYWILEIMASSKDIFKDSNVIRNVMIIISLIIIIIASIMIPLIIRNKVVNVIVFLSKDMHKISNGDISFRISKKFLNMNDEWGDIANSLDNILNNLNKVVKTVKNAAERVSAEANQVLEGNNDLAQRTESQASSLEETAASMNEMASTIKESAESVAQSTSMVSDAKESLNKAGAIVADSVNKMNDVYEASAKIMDITKLIEGIAFQTNILALNASVEAARAGEQGRGFAVVASEVRNLAQNTQESVKSITALISDSNEKTNLASESVRESKEMFEDISVKMDSASNIMDKINVASQEQQKGIEQVDSAITNMDSSVQKNAALVEEATAASEALLNEANELIEVIGYFKLQQ